In a single window of the Nitrospinota bacterium genome:
- the tatA gene encoding twin-arginine translocase TatA/TatE family subunit yields the protein MFGIGIPEMLVILVVALLVLGPSKLPEIARALGKGYAEFTRSMREVKESFNDMASDFEKETEIVRDPKKYIQTAIEETLTAEDVDKESTPKPEAKS from the coding sequence ATGTTCGGTATCGGTATCCCTGAAATGCTGGTCATCCTGGTAGTGGCCCTGCTGGTGCTTGGCCCATCCAAACTGCCGGAGATAGCCCGGGCCCTGGGCAAGGGTTACGCCGAGTTCACCAGGTCCATGCGCGAAGTGAAAGAAAGCTTCAACGACATGGCGTCAGACTTCGAAAAAGAAACCGAAATCGTTCGAGACCCAAAGAAATATATCCAGACCGCCATAGAGGAAACCCTCACCGCCGAGGATGTGGACAAGGAATCCACCCCAAAACCGGAAGCCAAAAGCTGA